Proteins encoded within one genomic window of Cellulomonas xiejunii:
- a CDS encoding ABC transporter ATP-binding protein has protein sequence MAGHLPSGGADERPVAIRFESVRKEYAGSVAVDDLSLAVREHELLVLVGPSGCGKSTTLRMANRLVEPTAGRIVLGEEDVTDADPVALRRRIGYVIQNVGLFPHRTVEQNVATVPALLGWDRRRTRDRVAELLTLVGLEPAQYARRWPHELSGGERQRVGVARALATDPPVLLMDEPFGAVDPVGRARLQQEFIRLQRDLGTTVMMVTHDIDEAVRMADRVVVLSRGAHVEQLAPPLEVVARPASPAVADLVGRGRTARLLALGRLEPADLDDLPRRDGPAATAPSRTVRLGAELGDVVAALTAALDAPDGTAVGVLDESGRPVGLASAGSVVRALHRLTAADPGPV, from the coding sequence GTGGCCGGGCACTTGCCGTCCGGAGGTGCCGACGAGCGCCCGGTCGCCATCCGGTTCGAGTCCGTGCGCAAGGAGTACGCCGGGTCGGTCGCGGTCGACGACCTGTCGCTCGCTGTGCGCGAGCACGAGCTGCTCGTCCTCGTCGGCCCCTCGGGGTGCGGCAAGTCCACGACGCTGCGGATGGCCAACCGCCTCGTCGAGCCGACCGCGGGACGCATCGTGCTGGGCGAGGAGGACGTCACCGACGCCGACCCCGTCGCGCTGCGCCGCCGCATCGGGTACGTCATCCAGAACGTCGGGCTCTTCCCGCACCGCACGGTCGAGCAGAACGTGGCGACCGTGCCGGCGTTGCTGGGATGGGACCGTCGCCGCACGCGCGACCGCGTCGCCGAGCTGCTCACGCTCGTGGGGCTCGAGCCGGCGCAGTACGCCCGCCGGTGGCCGCACGAGCTGTCGGGAGGGGAGCGTCAGCGCGTCGGCGTGGCGCGGGCCCTCGCGACGGACCCGCCCGTGCTGCTCATGGACGAGCCGTTCGGGGCCGTCGACCCGGTGGGGCGTGCCCGCCTGCAGCAGGAGTTCATCCGGTTGCAGCGCGACCTGGGCACGACGGTGATGATGGTGACGCACGACATCGACGAGGCCGTGCGCATGGCCGACCGGGTCGTCGTCCTGAGTCGCGGCGCGCACGTCGAGCAGCTGGCGCCGCCGCTGGAGGTCGTCGCGCGGCCCGCGTCCCCCGCGGTCGCAGACCTGGTCGGACGTGGCCGGACGGCCCGTCTGCTCGCCCTCGGCAGGCTCGAGCCGGCCGACCTCGACGACCTGCCCCGGCGTGACGGGCCGGCCGCGACGGCGCCCTCGCGGACCGTGCGGCTGGGCGCCGAGCTCGGTGACGTCGTCGCGGCGCTGACCGCCGCCCTCGACGCCCCGGACGGCACGGCCGTGGGTGTGCTCGACGAGTCGGGGCGGCCGGTGGGGCTCGCCTCGGCCGGCAGCGTCGTCCGGGCGCTGCACCGTCTCACGGCCGCCGACCCCGGGCCGGTCTGA
- a CDS encoding ATP-grasp domain-containing protein — protein sequence MSEPTARLALATCAQLPQLDPDDVPLRTALAERGVPTDVVVWDDPTVDWSAYPHVLIRSTWDYTDRPAQFADWTRRVERTSQLLNPADVVAWNIDKTYLRDLEQRGIPIVPTIWLDPERNLNARAIHTRFPAFGDFVIKPTVSAGSRDTGRYDAGQTPSRSLAITHAKNLLAVGRRVMLQRYLTRVDTQGESALVYVDGEFSHSVRKEPLLEGPYRAGDKEGVLFRERVLAARDASEQERAVSDLVVEELGKVFPDRSPLLYTRVDLIPDDEGRPVVLEVELAEPSLFFEHAPGAVERFADAVVARL from the coding sequence GTGAGCGAACCCACTGCACGCCTTGCCCTCGCCACGTGCGCCCAGCTGCCCCAGCTCGACCCGGACGACGTCCCGCTGCGAACCGCGCTCGCCGAGCGCGGCGTCCCGACGGACGTCGTCGTCTGGGACGACCCGACGGTGGACTGGTCCGCCTACCCGCACGTCCTGATCCGGTCGACCTGGGACTACACGGACCGGCCTGCCCAGTTCGCCGACTGGACGCGTCGCGTCGAGCGGACGTCGCAGCTGCTCAACCCTGCCGACGTCGTGGCCTGGAACATCGACAAGACGTACCTGCGGGACCTCGAGCAGCGGGGCATCCCGATCGTCCCCACGATCTGGCTCGACCCCGAGCGCAACCTCAACGCGCGTGCGATCCACACGCGCTTCCCCGCGTTCGGGGACTTCGTCATCAAGCCGACCGTCAGCGCGGGCTCGCGCGACACCGGCCGCTATGACGCGGGGCAGACCCCTTCGCGGTCGCTGGCCATCACGCACGCCAAGAACCTGCTGGCGGTGGGCCGACGGGTCATGCTGCAGCGGTACCTGACCCGCGTCGACACGCAGGGCGAGAGCGCGCTGGTGTACGTCGACGGCGAGTTCAGCCACTCCGTGCGCAAGGAGCCGCTGCTGGAGGGGCCGTACCGGGCGGGGGATAAGGAGGGCGTGCTCTTCCGCGAGCGCGTCCTGGCCGCGCGCGACGCCAGCGAGCAGGAACGGGCGGTCAGCGACCTCGTCGTCGAGGAGCTCGGCAAGGTCTTCCCCGACCGCTCCCCGCTGCTGTACACGCGCGTCGACCTCATCCCGGACGACGAGGGTCGCCCGGTCGTCCTGGAGGTCGAGCTGGCGGAGCCGTCGCTGTTCTTCGAGCACGCGCCCGGGGCGGTCGAGCGGTTCGCGGACGCGGTCGTCGCACGGCTGTGA
- the orn gene encoding oligoribonuclease yields MTSTSDDAPTTTTTAANGAQSSTDRIVWVDCEMTGLDLVHDALVEVAAVVTDSELNVLGEGVDVIIAPPPEALAQMGDFVRTMHTTSGLLPELERGVTLADAQAQVLEYVRTWVPDPGKAPLAGNSVGTDKAFLERDMPELVGHLHYRIVDVSSIKELARRWYPRVYFASPEKNGGHRALADILESIDELRYYRAALMPAAPGPDSAQARRIAADVVSTSVKRGLLPGA; encoded by the coding sequence GTGACGAGCACCTCCGACGACGCACCCACCACCACGACCACCGCCGCCAACGGCGCCCAGTCCAGCACCGACCGCATCGTGTGGGTGGACTGCGAGATGACCGGGCTCGACCTGGTCCACGACGCCCTCGTCGAGGTCGCCGCCGTGGTCACCGACTCCGAGCTCAACGTCCTCGGCGAGGGGGTCGACGTCATCATCGCGCCACCGCCGGAGGCGCTCGCCCAGATGGGCGACTTCGTGCGCACCATGCACACGACGTCGGGCCTGCTGCCGGAGCTCGAGCGCGGCGTGACCCTCGCCGACGCGCAGGCCCAGGTGCTCGAGTACGTGCGCACGTGGGTCCCCGACCCCGGCAAGGCCCCGCTCGCGGGCAACTCGGTGGGGACCGACAAGGCCTTCCTCGAGCGAGACATGCCCGAGCTCGTCGGGCACCTGCACTACCGGATCGTGGACGTCTCCTCGATCAAGGAGCTCGCTCGCCGCTGGTACCCCCGCGTGTACTTCGCGTCCCCCGAGAAGAACGGCGGCCACCGCGCGCTCGCCGACATCCTCGAGAGCATCGACGAGCTGCGCTACTACCGGGCCGCCCTGATGCCGGCCGCACCCGGACCGGACTCCGCCCAGGCCCGCCGCATCGCGGCGGACGTCGTGTCCACGAGCGTCAAGCGGGGCCTGCTGCCCGGCGCCTGA
- a CDS encoding DUF2079 domain-containing protein, which produces MTSREPAPPVEEDEDVVVVAPDEQTTPDPAPTNGDGPRVSRRERARGVVRTWALPAAVGLLVAAVYTIYSLAQWQAFVVKSWDLGIFTQLASRYAALEAPIVHIKGPEYHLLGDHFHPLLVLLGPVYAVFPHAFTLLVVQNVLFGIAAAVITRAAIPLLGRVVGVLVGVAAGLSWGLQYAVEAQFHEIAFAVPLLAIALVGVLREQWRTTIVAGALLALVKEDLGLTTAVLGLVLAWRSRRPAMLWLSAWGVGAFVLATRVVLPSLNPDGEWVYGSRLDLAAALSDPLALYAPAKGYTLWLLVIVTGAIALRSPFVLLAAPTLGWRFLSAEPGYWEPTWHYSAVLLPIAYVAMLDGIDRARRGRVRWLRRYSRYAPIVGLTASLMLMSQLPLWQLTNPGLHFGAPREQGARAALAVIPDGAVVESDIGLMSYLVDRTDVYYLGNQNPVPEYLVIDRQGGGTPQEWGDVLQVAQMLHPEAAFELVHAQDGYEVARVVGASALDD; this is translated from the coding sequence GTGACGTCGCGAGAGCCCGCGCCGCCGGTCGAGGAGGACGAGGACGTCGTCGTCGTCGCACCGGACGAGCAGACGACCCCGGACCCGGCCCCGACGAACGGCGACGGACCCCGGGTGTCCCGGCGCGAACGGGCTCGCGGGGTCGTGCGGACCTGGGCACTGCCTGCGGCCGTCGGGCTGCTGGTGGCGGCCGTCTACACGATCTACTCGCTGGCTCAGTGGCAGGCGTTCGTCGTCAAGTCGTGGGACCTGGGGATCTTCACGCAGCTGGCGTCACGCTACGCGGCCCTCGAAGCGCCGATCGTCCACATCAAGGGCCCCGAGTACCACCTGCTCGGCGACCACTTCCACCCGCTGCTCGTGCTGCTGGGGCCGGTGTACGCGGTCTTCCCGCACGCGTTCACGCTGCTCGTCGTGCAGAACGTGCTGTTCGGGATCGCCGCCGCGGTGATCACCCGTGCGGCGATCCCGCTGCTGGGACGCGTCGTCGGCGTGCTCGTCGGCGTCGCGGCGGGCCTGAGCTGGGGTCTGCAGTACGCGGTCGAGGCGCAGTTCCACGAGATCGCGTTCGCGGTCCCGCTGCTCGCGATCGCCCTCGTGGGCGTGCTGCGCGAGCAGTGGCGCACGACGATCGTGGCGGGCGCGCTGCTCGCCCTGGTGAAGGAGGACCTCGGCCTGACGACGGCCGTGCTCGGTCTGGTCCTCGCGTGGCGCTCGCGCCGGCCCGCCATGCTGTGGCTCTCCGCGTGGGGTGTCGGGGCGTTCGTGCTCGCGACGCGCGTGGTGCTGCCGTCGCTGAACCCGGACGGGGAGTGGGTGTACGGGTCCAGGCTCGATCTGGCTGCGGCGCTGTCCGACCCCCTCGCGCTGTACGCACCCGCCAAGGGCTACACGCTGTGGCTGCTCGTGATCGTCACCGGCGCGATCGCCCTGCGCTCGCCGTTCGTGCTCCTCGCCGCCCCCACGCTGGGGTGGCGGTTCCTGTCGGCCGAGCCGGGCTACTGGGAGCCCACGTGGCACTACAGCGCCGTGCTCCTGCCGATCGCGTACGTGGCGATGCTCGACGGCATCGACCGTGCGCGGCGCGGGCGGGTGCGCTGGCTGCGGCGGTACAGCCGGTACGCGCCCATCGTGGGGCTGACGGCGTCGCTGATGCTGATGTCGCAGCTGCCCCTGTGGCAGCTGACGAACCCGGGCCTGCACTTCGGTGCGCCTCGGGAGCAGGGCGCCCGTGCCGCCCTGGCGGTCATCCCGGACGGCGCCGTCGTGGAGTCGGACATCGGGCTGATGTCGTACCTCGTCGACCGGACCGACGTGTACTACCTGGGCAACCAGAACCCGGTGCCGGAGTACCTGGTGATCGACCGGCAAGGCGGTGGGACGCCGCAGGAGTGGGGCGACGTCCTGCAGGTCGCGCAGATGCTGCACCCGGAGGCGGCGTTCGAGCTGGTGCACGCGCAGGACGGGTACGAGGTGGCGCGGGTCGTGGGCGCGTCCGCGCTCGATGACTGA
- a CDS encoding NUDIX hydrolase, with the protein MSGTDPAGHAAPEGYDPGDYPPFAVTVDLAIFTVRDGALKVLLIERSADPYAGAWALPGGFVDIDEDIADAAWRELAEETGLTRTDWHLEQLRTYGTPGRDPRMRVVSVAHVAFAPDLPDPQAGSDARNARWWDVDDLNLPGLRGGNHDSDVDDAPALAFDHARVLADAFDRVAAKIEYTSLATAFCPPTFTLGELQHVYEAVWGVRLDRSNFRRWVQQTTGLVRPAPTDEVRPPQGRGRPAALFEARTEGVRTLHPPLLRPADARALRTDRAEP; encoded by the coding sequence GTGAGCGGCACCGACCCCGCCGGGCACGCAGCGCCCGAGGGCTACGACCCCGGCGACTACCCGCCGTTCGCCGTGACCGTGGACCTGGCGATCTTCACGGTGCGCGACGGCGCGCTCAAGGTCCTGCTCATCGAGCGCTCGGCGGACCCGTACGCGGGAGCGTGGGCCCTGCCCGGCGGGTTCGTCGACATCGACGAGGACATCGCCGACGCCGCGTGGCGCGAGCTCGCGGAGGAGACGGGCCTGACCCGCACGGACTGGCACCTCGAGCAGCTGCGCACGTACGGCACGCCCGGCCGGGACCCGCGGATGCGGGTGGTCTCGGTCGCACACGTCGCCTTCGCACCGGACCTCCCGGACCCGCAGGCGGGCTCGGACGCCCGCAACGCCCGCTGGTGGGACGTCGACGACCTCAACCTGCCGGGGCTGCGGGGCGGCAACCACGACAGCGACGTCGACGACGCGCCCGCGCTGGCGTTCGACCACGCGCGCGTCCTCGCCGACGCGTTCGACCGGGTCGCGGCCAAGATCGAGTACACCTCGCTCGCCACCGCGTTCTGCCCGCCGACGTTCACGCTCGGTGAGCTCCAGCACGTCTACGAGGCGGTGTGGGGCGTGCGGCTCGACCGCTCCAACTTCCGCAGGTGGGTGCAGCAGACCACCGGGCTGGTGCGCCCGGCGCCGACCGACGAGGTGCGGCCGCCTCAGGGGCGCGGGCGGCCCGCTGCGCTGTTCGAGGCCCGAACAGAGGGCGTCCGGACGCTCCACCCGCCGCTCCTGCGACCCGCCGACGCCCGGGCCCTGCGCACGGACCGAGCCGAGCCCTGA
- a CDS encoding isochorismatase family protein, giving the protein MKSALIVVDVQNDFCEGGALAVAGGADVAARITDYLRRRGDRYDTVVATRDWHAPLPDTNDGHFAADGDPDYVTTWPVHCVAGTPGAEYHPDLVLPERTVHVVKGESRQDYSGFQGRIVDPPDDRQLAGLLLARNIACVDVVGIATDFCVAATAVDARRGGATIVTVLTDLTAAVSAPTAIKALTDLTARRIRLEESR; this is encoded by the coding sequence ATGAAGAGCGCACTGATCGTCGTGGACGTGCAGAACGACTTCTGCGAGGGCGGTGCGCTGGCGGTCGCCGGCGGCGCCGACGTCGCGGCGCGCATCACCGACTACCTGCGCCGGCGCGGCGACCGGTACGACACGGTCGTCGCGACGCGCGACTGGCACGCCCCCCTGCCGGACACGAACGACGGCCACTTCGCCGCGGACGGCGACCCGGACTACGTGACCACGTGGCCCGTGCACTGCGTGGCAGGCACGCCCGGCGCCGAGTACCACCCGGACCTCGTGCTGCCGGAGCGCACCGTCCACGTCGTCAAGGGCGAGTCGCGGCAGGACTACTCGGGGTTCCAGGGGCGCATCGTCGACCCCCCCGACGACCGTCAGCTCGCGGGTCTCCTGCTCGCCCGGAACATCGCCTGCGTCGACGTCGTCGGGATCGCCACCGACTTCTGCGTCGCGGCGACCGCCGTGGACGCGCGGCGCGGCGGCGCGACCATCGTCACCGTCCTGACCGACCTCACGGCCGCGGTGTCGGCCCCGACCGCGATCAAGGCGCTGACCGACCTGACCGCCCGCAGGATCCGCCTCGAGGAGTCGCGGTGA
- a CDS encoding nicotinate phosphoribosyltransferase: MTTRTRRDVPSTALLTDHYELTMLRAALADGTAHHRAVFEVFARRLPEGRRYGVVAGLGRVVEALADLRFDDDQVAWLRATGVVDDRTADHLATYAFTGSIDAYREGEVYFPHSPVLTVRGTFAQCVVLETLILSILNHDSAVASAAARMVTAARGRTLLEMGSRRTHEHAAVAAARAAYIAGFDATSNLDAGFRYAVPTRGTSAHAFTLAHVDEPAAFVSQVATLGAGTSLLVDTYDTAQGIRNAVAAAGTHLGAVRIDSGDLADEARRARALLDSLGATSTRIAVTSDLDEHAIAALADAPVDTYGAGTRLVGGSGHPTAGMVYKLVAIADAPGPHAPLRPVEKTAAGKGSMGGRKIAYRALDDQGGATREIVVRHLPGAPGAGPGRALQTAVVRDGHVVHDPGLAEIRAHHRAAKAELTATDLDLAPGTPRLTADPTDIGNLMGATA, from the coding sequence ATGACCACAAGAACTCGACGGGACGTCCCCAGCACCGCGCTGCTGACCGACCACTACGAGCTCACGATGCTGCGCGCCGCCCTCGCCGACGGCACGGCCCACCACCGGGCGGTCTTCGAGGTGTTCGCCCGCCGCCTGCCCGAGGGGCGCCGGTACGGTGTCGTCGCCGGTCTGGGTCGCGTCGTCGAGGCGCTCGCGGACCTCCGGTTCGACGACGACCAGGTCGCCTGGCTGCGCGCGACAGGGGTCGTCGACGACCGCACCGCCGACCACCTGGCGACGTACGCGTTCACCGGCAGCATCGACGCCTACCGGGAGGGCGAGGTGTACTTCCCGCACAGCCCCGTGCTGACCGTGAGGGGCACGTTCGCGCAGTGCGTCGTCCTGGAGACGCTGATCCTGTCGATCCTCAACCACGACAGCGCCGTCGCGTCGGCCGCGGCGCGCATGGTCACCGCCGCCCGCGGCCGCACCCTCCTGGAGATGGGCAGCCGCCGCACCCACGAGCACGCCGCCGTCGCCGCCGCACGCGCCGCGTACATCGCCGGCTTCGACGCCACGAGCAACCTGGACGCCGGGTTCCGCTACGCGGTCCCCACCCGCGGCACGTCGGCGCACGCCTTCACCCTGGCGCACGTCGACGAGCCCGCGGCGTTCGTCTCCCAGGTCGCGACCCTCGGCGCGGGCACGAGCCTGCTCGTGGACACCTACGACACCGCCCAGGGGATCCGCAACGCCGTCGCCGCGGCCGGCACCCACCTGGGCGCCGTCCGCATCGACTCCGGCGACCTGGCCGACGAGGCGCGCCGGGCGCGCGCCCTGCTGGACTCCCTCGGCGCGACGTCCACCCGGATCGCCGTCACCTCCGACCTGGACGAGCACGCGATCGCCGCCCTCGCCGACGCACCCGTCGACACGTACGGCGCGGGCACACGGCTCGTCGGTGGGTCGGGGCACCCGACCGCCGGCATGGTCTACAAGCTCGTCGCGATCGCCGACGCGCCCGGCCCGCACGCGCCGCTGCGCCCCGTCGAGAAGACCGCCGCGGGCAAGGGCAGCATGGGCGGGCGCAAGATCGCCTACCGTGCACTGGACGACCAGGGCGGCGCGACCCGCGAGATCGTGGTGCGCCACCTGCCGGGCGCACCGGGAGCCGGACCGGGACGCGCGCTGCAGACCGCCGTGGTCCGCGACGGGCACGTCGTGCACGACCCGGGCCTGGCCGAGATCCGCGCGCACCACCGCGCAGCGAAGGCCGAGCTGACCGCCACCGACCTCGACCTCGCGCCGGGCACCCCCCGCCTGACCGCTGACCCGACCGACATCGGCAACCTGATGGGAGCCACAGCATGA